A DNA window from Sediminitomix flava contains the following coding sequences:
- a CDS encoding cytochrome c oxidase subunit 3, giving the protein MSTVTVGKKPKVTHWDGAAEPFKASYGKLMMWWFLVSDAFTFSALLITYGIIRYMHPAYEGAYSAFEFATSSQDLYWPIPEKVFNAFPFFHGVDMPLVFVGLMTFILILSSVTMVLAVEAGNRNAHKEVEKWMLWTIVGGATFLGCQAWEWSHFIHGSDAGVMRDGIQIFGANLLENQYGPQLFADLFFFITGFHGLHVTSGVIINIIIFYNVVVGTYKRRGHYEMVEKVGLYWHFVDLVWVFVFTFFYLV; this is encoded by the coding sequence ATGTCGACGGTTACTGTTGGAAAGAAGCCTAAAGTGACACATTGGGATGGTGCGGCTGAGCCATTTAAGGCAAGCTACGGAAAATTGATGATGTGGTGGTTTCTAGTATCGGATGCTTTTACGTTTTCTGCACTTTTGATTACGTACGGAATTATCCGTTATATGCATCCAGCTTATGAAGGTGCTTATTCTGCTTTTGAATTTGCGACTTCTTCACAAGACTTATACTGGCCAATTCCTGAAAAGGTATTTAACGCATTTCCATTCTTCCATGGAGTAGATATGCCATTGGTATTTGTAGGTTTAATGACCTTTATCTTGATTCTTAGTAGTGTGACTATGGTATTGGCTGTAGAGGCTGGTAACAGAAACGCTCATAAAGAAGTTGAGAAATGGATGCTTTGGACTATCGTAGGTGGTGCTACATTCTTAGGATGTCAGGCTTGGGAGTGGTCTCACTTCATTCATGGTTCTGATGCAGGTGTAATGCGTGATGGTATCCAAATTTTTGGAGCAAACCTTTTAGAAAACCAATATGGACCACAGCTTTTCGCTGATTTATTCTTCTTCATTACAGGATTCCACGGATTGCACGTTACTTCTGGTGTGATCATCAATATCATTATTTTCTATAATGTAGTAGTGGGTACTTACAAGAGAAGAGGTCATTACGAAATGGTTGAGAAAGTAGGTCTTTACTGGCACTTTGTAGACCTTGTTTGGGTATTCGTATTTACATTCTTCTACTTAGTCTAA
- a CDS encoding cytochrome c oxidase subunit 3 translates to MTTDNMTATTTSQGVHPKKFVLWLLIVSIVMLFAAFISAYIVRQAEGEWLVFDLPNILYASTAVIALSSLSMQWSVAQAKKNDAKKTALGVGVTFLLGALFLALQWMGWTDLVNIEVHFSFANPAGSFVYVLTGVHAFHLITGLIYLLIVFFQVRSVVKSNNVNAKRILNIEMCATYWHFLGGLWVLLYVFLLLKR, encoded by the coding sequence ATGACAACTGATAATATGACTGCAACGACAACATCTCAAGGAGTACATCCTAAAAAGTTTGTACTATGGCTTCTTATTGTAAGTATCGTGATGCTTTTTGCCGCCTTTATTTCAGCGTATATCGTGAGACAGGCAGAAGGTGAATGGTTAGTTTTTGATTTACCAAATATATTATACGCTAGTACAGCTGTAATTGCATTGAGTAGTCTTTCCATGCAATGGAGTGTTGCACAAGCAAAGAAAAATGATGCAAAGAAAACAGCTTTAGGAGTTGGTGTTACTTTCTTACTTGGGGCATTGTTCCTTGCTCTTCAATGGATGGGTTGGACTGATCTAGTAAATATTGAAGTTCACTTCTCATTTGCCAATCCAGCAGGATCGTTTGTTTATGTTCTTACAGGCGTTCATGCTTTTCACTTGATCACTGGACTGATTTATTTGTTAATTGTCTTCTTCCAGGTAAGATCAGTAGTAAAATCTAATAATGTTAATGCCAAAAGAATCCTAAACATCGAGATGTGTGCAACTTACTGGCATTTCTTGGGTGGACTTTGGGTGCTTTTATATGTCTTTTTGTTGCTCAAACGATAA
- the cyoE gene encoding heme o synthase yields MVTLNEEHIIEEQIVKDTSSSSGVWKAYWQILKFRLTTTVVFSGAFGYLFAYQSGDFSLTAFLGLIIGSFLVVSSANIFNQVYEKDTDALMKRTKDRPIPSGKMSANQARIYAVLLLVVGSAVLWFLTNPLTMQLSVLSHILYSFVYTPMKRVSPFCVLIGAFPGALPPMIGWVAYSNEITAAAWILFGFQFIWQFPHFWAIAWMGDDDYKRVGIQMLPYDGKKGFNVAFYITIYTMVLIPLAIMPYTIGISGPISALVAAVGVFGILYFDIKLMLKQGFKDARNIMLASVFYLPLVQIIYVLDKV; encoded by the coding sequence ATGGTAACGTTAAATGAAGAACATATTATAGAGGAGCAAATCGTAAAAGACACATCTTCATCTTCAGGTGTGTGGAAAGCGTATTGGCAAATCTTAAAATTTAGACTGACAACTACGGTAGTGTTTTCGGGTGCTTTCGGCTACTTGTTTGCCTACCAAAGTGGTGATTTTTCCTTGACAGCATTTTTAGGGCTTATCATTGGTAGTTTCTTAGTTGTATCAAGCGCGAATATCTTTAATCAAGTTTATGAGAAAGATACAGACGCTTTGATGAAGAGAACCAAAGATCGTCCGATTCCTTCAGGTAAAATGAGTGCTAATCAGGCTCGTATTTATGCTGTTTTATTATTGGTTGTGGGTTCTGCGGTGTTGTGGTTTTTGACAAACCCTCTGACTATGCAACTATCAGTATTATCGCATATCCTTTATTCATTTGTCTATACACCTATGAAAAGAGTTTCTCCTTTCTGTGTATTGATTGGTGCATTTCCGGGTGCATTACCACCTATGATCGGATGGGTAGCGTATTCAAATGAAATTACTGCTGCAGCTTGGATTCTGTTTGGCTTCCAATTTATCTGGCAGTTTCCTCATTTCTGGGCTATCGCTTGGATGGGAGATGACGATTACAAAAGAGTGGGAATTCAAATGCTTCCTTACGATGGTAAAAAAGGTTTTAATGTAGCCTTTTACATCACGATTTACACCATGGTACTTATTCCTTTGGCTATCATGCCATATACGATTGGTATCAGTGGCCCAATTTCGGCTTTAGTTGCTGCCGTTGGCGTATTCGGAATCCTTTATTTTGATATAAAGCTGATGTTGAAGCAAGGCTTCAAAGATGCTCGAAATATTATGTTGGCATCGGTATTTTACCTGCCACTCGTACAAATTATTTATGTACTTGATAAAGTATAA